The Streptomyces camelliae genome window below encodes:
- a CDS encoding MFS transporter — MSAPTTQASGVSSETLSENPARRRLLLIGLSLGYFMVLLDTSVVNVALPAIRSDIGGGLSGLQWVVNGYTLTFAALLLTMGALSDRFGGRRVFVVGTWAFLLASLITVFSPNLGVLITMRALLGIAGAALLPSSMAVIATTFTDPAQRARALGSWAAITGAALAAGPVLGGVLTDALGWRSIFAINVPVALVSVLIARAHAPETKVNTSRGVDLPGQISAVLALAGLTFGVIQSENLGWSSMPVLAALAVALVAGAVFLVVERRPAGPRGPMLPLLLFRNATFSASVLNGLLVNFGLSGLLFVMSLYFQQARGLSALLAGCAFLPLTLPTAFNPIYTGRLVARSGPRKPSVLGFGLLTVGAAVLAVGITGTGTAHTLLIGFGLLVFGFGVSFAIPSLVTATVSATPKEQVGIASGVLNSARQTGAVIGVSVLGSVLHAAASSTDGSRTALIIATAALLLGLLLSVGFIGRNKQSA; from the coding sequence ATGTCTGCGCCAACTACGCAGGCCTCCGGCGTCTCCAGTGAGACGCTCTCCGAGAACCCCGCACGCCGACGGCTGCTGCTCATCGGCCTCTCGCTCGGCTACTTCATGGTTCTCCTCGACACCAGTGTGGTGAATGTCGCGCTGCCCGCCATCCGCAGCGACATCGGAGGCGGACTGTCCGGGCTGCAGTGGGTGGTCAACGGCTACACCCTGACGTTCGCCGCACTGCTGCTCACCATGGGTGCGCTGTCCGACCGTTTCGGCGGGCGACGGGTCTTCGTCGTCGGCACCTGGGCCTTCCTGCTCGCGTCGCTGATCACGGTCTTCTCGCCGAACCTCGGCGTGTTGATCACCATGCGCGCCCTGCTCGGCATCGCGGGTGCCGCGCTGCTGCCTTCCTCCATGGCCGTCATCGCCACCACCTTCACCGACCCGGCTCAGCGCGCTCGCGCACTCGGCTCCTGGGCGGCCATCACCGGTGCGGCGCTGGCCGCCGGCCCGGTCCTCGGCGGTGTGCTCACCGACGCCCTCGGCTGGCGCAGCATCTTCGCCATCAACGTGCCCGTGGCGCTGGTCAGCGTGCTCATCGCACGCGCCCACGCGCCCGAGACCAAGGTGAACACCAGCCGTGGGGTGGACCTGCCCGGCCAGATCAGCGCGGTGCTGGCGCTTGCCGGGCTCACGTTCGGCGTGATCCAGAGCGAGAATCTCGGCTGGAGCTCGATGCCCGTGCTGGCGGCGCTCGCCGTCGCCCTGGTGGCCGGGGCCGTCTTCCTGGTCGTGGAACGCCGACCGGCCGGGCCGCGTGGTCCCATGCTCCCGCTGCTGCTCTTCCGCAACGCCACCTTCTCGGCCAGTGTGCTCAACGGCCTGCTCGTCAACTTCGGCCTCTCCGGGCTGCTGTTCGTCATGTCCCTCTACTTCCAGCAGGCGCGTGGCCTTTCTGCCCTGCTGGCAGGCTGCGCCTTCCTGCCGCTCACCCTGCCGACGGCCTTCAACCCCATCTACACGGGCCGACTGGTCGCGCGGTCCGGACCGCGGAAGCCGTCCGTTCTGGGCTTCGGACTCCTGACGGTGGGTGCGGCCGTTCTCGCGGTCGGCATCACGGGCACGGGAACCGCGCACACCCTGCTGATCGGGTTCGGCCTGCTGGTCTTCGGCTTCGGCGTGTCCTTCGCGATTCCCTCCCTGGTGACGGCGACGGTTTCGGCCACACCGAAGGAGCAGGTCGGCATCGCGTCTGGCGTGCTGAACTCCGCACGCCAGACCGGTGCCGTCATCGGGGTCTCGGTACTCGGCTCGGTGCTGCACGCCGCCGCCAGCTCCACGGACGGGAGCCGCACCGCACTGATCATCGCCACAGCTGCGCTGCTGCTCGGTCTGCTGCTGTCCGTCGGCTTCATCGGACGGAACAAGCAGTCGGCTTAG
- a CDS encoding LysR family transcriptional regulator, translated as MQLRQLSTFRTVADALNVTRAAERLNYAQSSVTEQIKALEQDLGVHLFERSNRGLRLTPAGRRLVDYAERMLSLAEEARAAVTEVGSPGGELLIGAPETLCVYRLPSLLTRFREECPKVHVVLRPGNREECRSGVREGALDLCFTFGAPPDHPDLESMPLLPEPVVVVAPKGHPLTRRESVTSSDLAGVDFLVTESGCSYRLMFEEALGSAPGPRPRVAAELTSIGALRTCVAAGMGCALLPQIAVAADLARGAVGLVPWRGLQYEALIHATWRRNGQQAPGLLPFLDATRTLLGRQSTTRQDQG; from the coding sequence ATGCAGCTGCGGCAGCTCAGTACATTCCGCACCGTGGCCGACGCTTTGAACGTCACTCGCGCCGCTGAGCGGCTGAACTACGCACAGTCGAGTGTGACCGAACAGATCAAGGCACTGGAACAGGATCTGGGTGTGCACCTGTTCGAGCGATCCAACCGCGGTCTGCGGCTCACCCCGGCGGGGCGCCGCCTGGTCGACTACGCCGAGAGAATGCTCTCCCTCGCCGAGGAGGCCAGGGCGGCCGTCACCGAGGTCGGCAGTCCCGGAGGTGAGTTGCTGATCGGGGCGCCGGAAACGCTCTGCGTCTACCGGCTCCCCTCGCTGCTCACCCGCTTCCGTGAGGAATGCCCGAAGGTGCACGTGGTGCTGCGCCCCGGGAACCGGGAGGAGTGCCGCAGCGGGGTGCGTGAAGGAGCCCTGGACCTCTGTTTCACTTTTGGTGCGCCCCCGGACCACCCGGACCTGGAGAGCATGCCGCTTCTGCCGGAACCGGTCGTCGTCGTGGCCCCCAAGGGCCACCCGCTGACACGACGGGAGTCGGTCACCAGCTCCGATCTCGCCGGCGTCGACTTCCTGGTGACGGAGTCCGGTTGCAGCTACCGGCTGATGTTCGAGGAGGCACTCGGGTCCGCACCGGGGCCCCGCCCTCGGGTTGCGGCGGAGCTCACCAGCATCGGCGCCCTGCGGACGTGTGTCGCGGCCGGCATGGGCTGTGCGTTGCTGCCGCAGATCGCCGTGGCCGCGGATCTGGCCCGGGGGGCCGTCGGCCTGGTCCCGTGGCGAGGGCTTCAGTACGAGGCTCTGATCCACGCGACCTGGAGGCGCAACGGGCAGCAGGCCCCAGGGCTGCTGCCCTTTCTCGACGCCACCAGGACGTTGCTGGGCCGGCAGAGCACCACGCG
- a CDS encoding acyl-CoA carboxylase subunit beta: MTSLLDGPIAVRGADARTAELGELRRKVLAGPSEAATEAQHAKGKLTARERIGLLLDEGSFNEVEPLRRHRATGFGLEAKKPYTDGVITGWGAVHGRTVFVYAHDFRIFGGALGEAHAQKIHKIMDMAIAAGAPLVSLNDGAGARIQEGVTALAGYGGIFQRNTRASGVIPQISVMLGPCAGGAAYSPALTDFVFMVRETSQMFITGPDVVKAVTGEQISQNGLGGADVHAEVSGVAHFAYDDERACLDEVRFLLSMLPQNNRETPPVEMSGDPADRRCEALLDLVPTDGNRPYDMRKVIEELADDGQFMEIHERWATNVICALTRMDGQVVGIVANQPRSLAGVLDIHASEKAARFVQLCDAFNIPLVTLLDVPGFLPGVDQEHGGIIRHGAKLLYAYCNATVPRISVVLRKAYGGAYIVMDSRSVGADLAFAWPTNEIAVMGAEGAANVIFRRDIAAADDPEAKRVEMVQRYKDELMHPYYAAERGLVDDVIDPAATREVLVRALRMLRTKHADLPARKHGNPPQ; this comes from the coding sequence ATGACGTCCCTACTCGACGGACCGATCGCTGTTCGCGGAGCCGATGCGAGAACAGCAGAGCTCGGCGAACTGCGAAGGAAGGTTCTGGCAGGGCCGAGTGAGGCGGCGACCGAGGCGCAACACGCGAAGGGGAAGCTGACCGCACGTGAGCGGATCGGCCTGCTGCTGGACGAGGGTTCCTTCAACGAGGTGGAGCCGCTGCGCCGGCACCGGGCAACCGGCTTCGGACTGGAGGCCAAGAAGCCCTACACCGACGGCGTCATCACCGGCTGGGGCGCCGTCCACGGCCGGACGGTCTTCGTCTACGCCCACGACTTCCGGATCTTCGGCGGCGCCCTGGGCGAGGCCCACGCGCAGAAGATCCACAAGATCATGGACATGGCCATCGCGGCGGGTGCGCCGCTGGTGTCGTTGAACGACGGGGCGGGTGCGCGTATCCAGGAGGGCGTCACGGCGCTGGCCGGGTACGGTGGGATCTTCCAGCGCAACACCCGTGCCTCGGGGGTGATCCCGCAGATCTCGGTGATGCTGGGCCCGTGTGCGGGCGGTGCCGCCTACTCCCCGGCGTTGACGGACTTCGTCTTCATGGTCCGCGAGACCTCGCAGATGTTCATCACCGGCCCGGACGTGGTCAAGGCCGTCACCGGTGAGCAGATCTCGCAGAACGGGCTCGGCGGCGCGGACGTGCACGCCGAGGTCTCGGGCGTGGCGCACTTCGCCTACGACGACGAGCGCGCGTGCCTGGACGAGGTCCGGTTCCTGCTGTCGATGCTGCCACAGAACAACCGGGAGACCCCGCCGGTGGAGATGTCCGGGGACCCGGCCGACCGCCGCTGCGAGGCGCTGCTCGACCTGGTGCCGACGGACGGCAACCGCCCGTACGACATGCGCAAGGTGATCGAGGAGCTGGCCGACGACGGCCAGTTCATGGAGATCCATGAGCGCTGGGCCACCAACGTGATCTGCGCGCTGACCCGGATGGACGGGCAGGTCGTGGGCATCGTCGCGAACCAGCCGCGGTCCCTGGCCGGGGTGCTGGACATCCACGCGTCGGAAAAGGCCGCACGGTTCGTGCAGCTGTGCGACGCGTTCAACATCCCGCTCGTGACACTGCTGGACGTGCCGGGCTTCCTGCCAGGCGTGGACCAGGAGCACGGCGGCATCATCCGCCACGGCGCCAAGCTGCTGTACGCGTACTGCAACGCGACGGTGCCGCGGATCTCGGTGGTGCTGCGCAAGGCCTACGGCGGCGCGTACATCGTGATGGACTCCCGCTCGGTGGGCGCGGACCTGGCGTTCGCGTGGCCGACCAACGAGATCGCGGTGATGGGCGCGGAGGGCGCCGCCAACGTGATCTTCCGTCGTGACATCGCCGCCGCCGACGACCCCGAGGCCAAGCGCGTCGAGATGGTGCAGCGCTACAAGGACGAGCTGATGCACCCCTACTACGCCGCCGAACGCGGCCTGGTCGACGACGTCATCGACCCCGCCGCCACCCGCGAAGTCCTCGTCCGCGCCCTGCGGATGCTCCGCACCAAGCACGCCGACCTCCCCGCGCGCAAACACGGCAACCCACCCCAGTAG
- a CDS encoding acyl-CoA carboxylase subunit epsilon produces the protein MTSATVPTVQIVKGEATDDELAALTVVLMARAAAARRVAQPRFAHGDRHPRARWRRLDRVTSYRNPVSWR, from the coding sequence ATGACCTCCGCCACCGTGCCGACGGTCCAGATCGTCAAGGGCGAGGCCACCGACGACGAGCTCGCCGCGCTCACCGTCGTGCTCATGGCCCGCGCGGCCGCGGCCCGCCGCGTGGCCCAGCCCCGTTTCGCCCACGGCGACCGGCACCCCCGGGCCCGCTGGCGCCGACTGGATCGCGTCACCAGCTACCGCAACCCCGTCAGCTGGCGCTGA
- a CDS encoding AfsR/SARP family transcriptional regulator: MHVKVLGTLSARIGKISVHPTALKQRRVLALLALSAGMISNDQLIEEIWEETPPKSAVTALQTYVLALRKRISDAGVDGKQVLVTRDGGYQIRLADGGLDARIFGEHVQNGHRLVAARDFQGAVDAYRMAESLWRGGPFTDVSPGPLLAIEAARLEELHIGAIEGRIEAELRLGRHRSVVSELSALTAQHPLHEHIHAQYILALHRSGRRDQALSAYSRVRTSLRRELGVEPSPRLWHLQRDVLMAENLSINANEELGGYPGDRKSA, from the coding sequence TTGCACGTCAAGGTACTTGGCACACTGAGCGCCCGTATAGGCAAGATCTCCGTACATCCGACCGCTCTCAAGCAGCGCAGGGTCCTGGCTCTGCTTGCGCTGTCCGCGGGGATGATCTCCAACGACCAGCTCATCGAAGAGATCTGGGAGGAGACCCCGCCCAAGAGCGCAGTGACCGCACTCCAGACCTATGTGCTCGCCCTGCGTAAACGAATCAGTGACGCCGGCGTGGACGGAAAGCAGGTCCTTGTCACTCGTGACGGGGGCTACCAGATCCGGCTCGCCGACGGCGGGTTGGACGCCCGTATCTTCGGGGAGCACGTGCAGAACGGTCACCGGCTCGTCGCTGCCCGTGACTTCCAGGGCGCAGTCGACGCGTACCGCATGGCGGAGAGTCTCTGGCGTGGCGGCCCGTTCACCGACGTGTCACCCGGCCCGCTCCTCGCCATCGAAGCGGCTCGCCTGGAAGAGCTGCACATCGGCGCGATCGAGGGACGTATCGAGGCCGAACTGCGCCTTGGACGGCACCGCAGCGTCGTGAGTGAACTGAGCGCGCTCACAGCTCAGCATCCGCTTCATGAACACATCCACGCTCAGTACATCCTCGCCCTGCACCGCTCCGGCCGACGAGACCAGGCGCTCTCCGCATACAGCAGAGTGCGCACGTCGTTGCGACGGGAACTCGGTGTCGAGCCGTCGCCGCGGTTGTGGCACCTCCAGCGTGACGTTCTGATGGCCGAGAACCTCTCCATCAACGCGAACGAGGAGCTCGGCGGATACCCGGGCGACCGGAAGTCCGCCTGA